One window of the Magnolia sinica isolate HGM2019 chromosome 19, MsV1, whole genome shotgun sequence genome contains the following:
- the LOC131235307 gene encoding secoisolariciresinol dehydrogenase-like translates to MSGSKFLTSIGKRLEGKVALITRGATGIGETTARLFTQHGAKVVIADIQDDLGHSVCKDIGSDAASYIHCDVTNESNVKDTVDSTVSRFGKLDIMFNNAALIDPWKAKIIDNELADFDKVLGNNIRGAFLGTKHAARVMVPARQGSIINNSSVASIIDDVASHGYVASKHALVGLTRSTAAKLGQFGVRVNCISPFLLNSSMVKSYRFVDKDLESWMSGFGNLHGVELTAEDIALAALYFGSDESGYVSGQNFVIDGGFGSVNTVFGLFNQHP, encoded by the exons ATGAGCGGAAGCAAGTTTCTCACGTCCATTGGGAAAAG ATTAGAAGGGAAGGTAGCATTAATCACTCGAGGTGCCACCGGCATTGGTGAGACCACAGCCAGATTGTTCACACAACATGGGGCAAAAGTCGTCATCGCTGACATCCAAGACGACTTAGGCCACTCGGTATGCAAAGACATCGGGTCCGACGCTGCCTCATACATTCATTGCGACGTAACCAATGAATCGAATGTCAAAGACACTGTAGACAGTACTGTCTCTAGGTTTGGGAAGCTTGATATCATGTTCAACAATGCTGCCCTCATAGATCCATGGAAGGCGAAGATAATAGACAATGAGCTGGCTGACTTCGATAAGGTCCTTGGCAACAACATCAGAGGGGCCTTCTTGGGCACCAAGCACGCAGCCCGTGTTATGGTCCCAGCCAGACAAGGCAGCATTATCAACAACAGTAGTGTGGCGTCAATCATCGACGatgttgcatcacatggataTGTGGCGTCAAAGCATGCTCTTGTGGGGCTCACAAGAAGTACGGCTGCGAAGCTTGGGCAGTTCGGGGTTAGGGTGAACTGCATTTCCCCTTTCCTACTCAATTCATCTATGGTGAAGTCCTACCGTTTCGTAGACAAGGACTTGGAAAGCTGGATGAGTGGTTTCGGTAACCTTCATGGCGTGGAGCTAACAGCAGAGGATATTGCCTTAGCTGCTCTCTACTTTGGGAGCGATGAGTCTGGATACGTGAGTGGGCAAAACTTTGTGATCGACGGTGGTTTTGGCTCTGTTAACACTGTTTTTGGACTCTTCAATCAGCACCCTTGA